AGTTCTCGCGCAGCAGAAGCCCGGCCATCGGCTTGCCGACGATCGTGCTCCGGCCGACCACGACGGCATGCCTGCCGGCGAGCGCGATGCCGTGCCGGCGCAGCGACTCGATGATGCCGGCAGGGGTGCAGGGGACGAAACCGGGCTGGTCGAGCCAGAGCCGGCCGACGTTCACAGGGTGGAAGCCGTCGACGTCCTTCTCCGGGTCGACCCGGTCCAGGATGTCGCGCGCCGGCAGGCCCGCCGGCAGCGGCAGCTGGACGAGGATGCCGTCGACCCGGGGGTCGGAGTTGAGCTGGTCGAGGAGGGCCAGAAGATCGTCGGCCGGTGTCGTTGCCGGCAGGATGTGACCGAAACTGGCGAGACCGGCTTCGGCGCAGGCCTTGGTCTTCGAGCCGACATAGACCCGCGAGGCCGGGTCGTCGCCGACCAGGACGACGGCGAGGCCGGGCGGCCGGCCGGCTCGGGCCTGCACTTCGAGGGCTCCCGCGGCGACTTCGGCGCGGATCTGGGCGGCTACGGCTTTGGCTTCGAGGAGCTGGGTCATCTCATCTTCTTTCTTCCGCGGTAGAGGGCGAGGATGCCACCGGAGAGGCTGACCGAGCTTGTGGACTCGAAACCGGCCGCCTCGAGCCGGGCGGTGAACCCCTCCCGCTGCGGAAAGTCGAGCACGGAGCTCGGCAGGTAGGTGTAGGCCGTCGGGTCTTTCGAGAGCAGGCTCCCCACCTTGGGGAGAAGGTGCTGAAAATAAAAGAGATAGAGGCCGCGGAGCGGCTGCCAGGAGGGCACCGTGAACTCGAGCACGCCGAGCTCGCAGCCGGGGCGGAGAACCCTCGCGAGCTCGGCGAGGGCGCGATCCAGGTCGGCCACGTTGCGCAGCCCGAAAGAGACCGTGGCGGCGTGGAAGCTCGCGTCGGGGAAAGGCAGATTGAGGGCGTCGGCGTTGAGGACGGACGGCTCCGGGAGTGCCCTGCCATCCCCGCTGGCTCCGATCGCCCGAGGAGTCGACCGGCTGGCGGCCGCGAACTTGGGCGCGGCCAAGGCCAGCATCGGCAGGCAGAAATCGGCGGCAACGATCTCGATCCCCGGACGGCGCAGGGCGAGGGCCTGGTCGCCGGTGCCGCAGCAGAGATCGAGAACCCGCGAGCCCGGGGGCAGGACGAGGGCCCTGGCGAGCCTGCGGCGCCAGACCCGGTCGAGCGAGGCCGAAAGCAGGTGGTTGAGGAGATCGTAGCGCCGGGCGACGCGGCCGAACATCGCCCGGATCCGGGCGGCGTCCTTTTGCTTCAATTGCTCGACTGGGGTAACGTCTGCGAGGACTTCCGGCCCGTTTTGCGGCATGATTGCCGGGAAGTCTATCGTGGGGCCGGGCCGTCCTCGAGGCGCTGAGGCTGCGGGTCGGTCTCTTCCGCCGCAGGCTTGACAGCCAAGTGGCCGATCTTTATGATTTCAGGCTCTCTGCGCTGAAGTGCCGGATCCGATCCAGCCCAGCAGACCCGCAGAACCGATTCCTCCGCTAGT
This genomic window from Thermoanaerobaculia bacterium contains:
- a CDS encoding bifunctional 5,10-methylenetetrahydrofolate dehydrogenase/5,10-methenyltetrahydrofolate cyclohydrolase, which codes for MTQLLEAKAVAAQIRAEVAAGALEVQARAGRPPGLAVVLVGDDPASRVYVGSKTKACAEAGLASFGHILPATTPADDLLALLDQLNSDPRVDGILVQLPLPAGLPARDILDRVDPEKDVDGFHPVNVGRLWLDQPGFVPCTPAGIIESLRRHGIALAGRHAVVVGRSTIVGKPMAGLLLRENCTVTIAHSRSRDLAGICREADLLVAAVGRPGMITADHVREGAVVIDVGINRVQDLALATRLVGDDAKRQAALAEKGYALVGDVDFPAVAPKTSAITPVPGGVGPLTVAMLLANTLTSARRRFGIEVAAGGAPGTAS
- a CDS encoding ubiquinone/menaquinone biosynthesis methyltransferase translates to MPQNGPEVLADVTPVEQLKQKDAARIRAMFGRVARRYDLLNHLLSASLDRVWRRRLARALVLPPGSRVLDLCCGTGDQALALRRPGIEIVAADFCLPMLALAAPKFAAASRSTPRAIGASGDGRALPEPSVLNADALNLPFPDASFHAATVSFGLRNVADLDRALAELARVLRPGCELGVLEFTVPSWQPLRGLYLFYFQHLLPKVGSLLSKDPTAYTYLPSSVLDFPQREGFTARLEAAGFESTSSVSLSGGILALYRGRKKMR